The sequence TCGACCGTCAGCGGTGGCAATGTCGTGACCATGGGCGCAGCCGTCCAGGCGCGAATCAGCCAGCTCGGCTCGCAGATTCCGCTCGGCGTCCAACTGCACAAGGTCTCGTTCCAGGCTGATACCGTCACCGAGTCGATCAATGCCTTCGTGGCAAATCTCGGCCAGTCGGTGGTCATCGTCATCGTCGTACTGCTCCTCGCCATGGGGCTGCGCAGCGGCCTCATCATTGGCTCCATCCTCCTCATCACCATCTGCGGCACCTTCATTGTGATGAAGTCGCAGGGTCTCATCCTGGAGCGTATTTCGCTCGGGGCGCTTATCATCGCGCTCGTGATGCTGGTGGACAACGCCATCGTCATCACCGAGGGCATGCTCATCGCCATCCAGAAGGGCGTCGATCGCATGAAGGCCGCGAAGGACATCGTGAGCCAGACCGCCGTGCCGCTGCTCGGCTCCACTGCCATCGCGGTGCTCGCCTTTGGCGCGATCGGCCTCTCCGACGACAAGACCGGCGAGTATTGCCGCTCCCTCTTTGACGTGCTCCTGATCTCGCTGCTCCTGAGCTGGATCACCGCCATCACCATCACCCCGCTCTTCTGCTTCCTCTTTCTCAAGGCGGGCAAGAAATCCGACGGCGCTCAGCAAAAGGACCCCTACGCCGGTGCGATTTACCAGGGATACAAGAAGATCCTCGTCCTTTGCATGCGCTTCAAGTGGGTGACCGTCCTCGTCATGGTCGCGCTGCTCGGGCTCTCTGTCTGGGGTTTTGGTTTCGTCGAGAACAGCTTCTTCCCCAACTCGACCCGCACGCAGTTCATGATCGACGCGTGGTCGCCCGTGGGCACGCGCCTCGACGCGACGGAAAAGACCGCCGCCGAGATGGAGGAGTATCTCAAGACGGTTCCCGGCATCACGCATGTGACCACCTGCGTCGGGCAGGGCGCGCTCCGCTTCCTCCTCACCTACGCGCCGGAGCGTTTTGACTCCGCCTACGCGCAGTTCATTGTCGATGTCGACCAGCACTCGACCATCGACCGCGTACAGCCCGAGGTGCAAAAGGCGCTCAGCGCGAAATTTCCCGACTCGCTCATTATCACCAAGCGCTTCCTGCTCGGCCCCGGCGAGGGTGGACGCATCCAGATCCGCTTCTCCGGTCCGGATTACGCAGAACTTCGCAAACTCTCCGACCAGGCCATGACCATCCTGCGCGCCGATGGCGGCGCGATGGGCGTGCGCATCGACGCCCGCGAGGAGGTGCCTGTCATTCGCCCGGAATTCTCCGAGGCCCAGGCTCGACTCGTCGGCCTCACCCGTTCCGATCTCGGCGCGGCTCTGGCCTCCGCCACGAGCGGCCGACGCATCGGCGTCTACCGCGAGGGTGATGACCTGATTCCCATTGTCGCACGCGCTCCCGAGAGCGAGCGCAGCAATCCGGATGCGATTCGTGATATTCAGATATTCAGCCCCACCGTGGGCCGGGGTATTCCGATTCGCCAGATCGTCTCGGAGTTCAAGACCGAGCTGGAGGACCCGCTTATCATGCGCCGCAACCGCATGCCGACCATAACTGTCCATGCTGACCAGAGCAGTGGACTGGCCAGCACGTTGTTTGACCGCATCCGTCCGCAGATCGAGGCGATCAAGCTGCCTCCCGGCTACAAGATGGAGTGGGGCGGCGAGCACGAGGACTCCTCCAACGCCCAGGCGGCGCTGGCCGGCACCTTGCCGATCTTTGTCCTGCTCATGGTGCTCATCGTGGTCTGTCTCTTTAACTCGCTGCGCATCACCGCGATCATCTGGCTCACCGTGCCGCTATCCCTCATCGGCATCGTCGTGGGATTGCTCACTTTCCAGCAACCCTTTGGCTTCATGGCCTTGCTCGGCGCGCTCAGCCTCTCCGGCATGCTCATCAAGAACGCGATCGTCCTCATCGACGAGATCAACACCCAGCTGAAATCCGGCAAGGACCAGTGGGACAGCGTCATCGACGCCTCGGTCAGCCGCGTGCGCCCCGTGCTCATGGCGGTGCTCACCACTGTATTCGGACTTATCCCGCTGACCGTGGATGTGTTCTTCGGCGCCATGGCCGTCACGATCATCGTCGGGCTTCTTTTTGCCTCGGTGTTGACGCTCCTCGTAGTGCCGACCCTGTACGTGATCTTCTTCCGTTTCCGCCCGACAACGTGACTGGACTGATCCCTTCGCCTTGTTTCGGAAGATGAAAAAAGTCCTCAACGTTCTGCTGCTGATCCTGGCGTGGCCGGTCGTGCTGCTCTGCCTGCTCTGGGCGATCGGCGCGCTGTACTTTGACCTGCCCTGGGCCACTTTGAGGACGCCTGCCGCGATCCTTTATCCCCTCGCGGCCATCGTCATCGCCTGGCGCACTCGAGGAGCGTGGAGGAAGGTCGGCGTGATCTTCGCCGCCTTC comes from Terrimicrobium sacchariphilum and encodes:
- a CDS encoding efflux RND transporter permease subunit; its protein translation is MNLAEASIRNRTITWVFTILMVVLGVGAYLNLSRLEDPEFTIKDALIITPYPGATAQEVSDEVTDLIERAAQQLGQVDRVVSRSERGRSTVTVTIKDQYGAKELPQVWDELRRRVNDVQRQLPPGAGPSLVLDDFGDVFGVFYAITGDDYSYAQLYEVAKLLRRELLLAKDVQKVELFGVQQETIYVEISRDRSAQLGISPEQIHAALREQNLVVPSGQADVGSFRVALSPTGEFQSVEDFENLIIRHGTEENALVHLRDIATVRRGYSEPPDTILRYDGKPAIGLGISTVSGGNVVTMGAAVQARISQLGSQIPLGVQLHKVSFQADTVTESINAFVANLGQSVVIVIVVLLLAMGLRSGLIIGSILLITICGTFIVMKSQGLILERISLGALIIALVMLVDNAIVITEGMLIAIQKGVDRMKAAKDIVSQTAVPLLGSTAIAVLAFGAIGLSDDKTGEYCRSLFDVLLISLLLSWITAITITPLFCFLFLKAGKKSDGAQQKDPYAGAIYQGYKKILVLCMRFKWVTVLVMVALLGLSVWGFGFVENSFFPNSTRTQFMIDAWSPVGTRLDATEKTAAEMEEYLKTVPGITHVTTCVGQGALRFLLTYAPERFDSAYAQFIVDVDQHSTIDRVQPEVQKALSAKFPDSLIITKRFLLGPGEGGRIQIRFSGPDYAELRKLSDQAMTILRADGGAMGVRIDAREEVPVIRPEFSEAQARLVGLTRSDLGAALASATSGRRIGVYREGDDLIPIVARAPESERSNPDAIRDIQIFSPTVGRGIPIRQIVSEFKTELEDPLIMRRNRMPTITVHADQSSGLASTLFDRIRPQIEAIKLPPGYKMEWGGEHEDSSNAQAALAGTLPIFVLLMVLIVVCLFNSLRITAIIWLTVPLSLIGIVVGLLTFQQPFGFMALLGALSLSGMLIKNAIVLIDEINTQLKSGKDQWDSVIDASVSRVRPVLMAVLTTVFGLIPLTVDVFFGAMAVTIIVGLLFASVLTLLVVPTLYVIFFRFRPTT